Proteins co-encoded in one Juglans regia cultivar Chandler chromosome 16, Walnut 2.0, whole genome shotgun sequence genomic window:
- the LOC109003233 gene encoding chaperone protein dnaJ 20, chloroplastic-like: MHFLPSSIHSIHAKPKPFLSSPIPGKRHLTGHAQAVSVSCRATATTFYEVLSLSPDKASIDEVKKAYRTMALRYHPDVCPPLMKEESTRMFVQLNAAYRTLSDPVLRKEYDCEILMEGFGRSTFGRTSRMGGVDHDRGTRSRWEQQIVELKRRSNCRMAEKEGSWGSRIRAHNMRNKEY, translated from the coding sequence ATGCATTTTTTGCCGAGTTCAATCCACAGCATTCATGCTAAACCTAAACCTTTCCTTTCTTCTCCAATTCCCGGTAAACGGCACCTGACCGGCCACGCGCAGGCAGTATCTGTCTCATGCAGAGCCACCGCCACCACTTTCTACGAGGTACTTTCACTGAGTCCGGACAAGGCGAGCATCGACGAGGTAAAGAAAGCTTACAGAACCATGGCTCTTCGATATCACCCAGACGTTTGTCCTCCGCTCATGAAGGAAGAGTCGACGAGGATGTTTGTCCAGCTGAATGCCGCATACCGGACGCTGTCGGATCCCGTGCTGCGCAAAGAGTATGACTGCGAAATATTAATGGAGGGTTTTGGCCGGAGTACTTTCGGAAGAACATCCAGGATGGGTGGGGTCGATCACGATCGTGGAACGAGAAGCAGGTGGGAACAACAAATTGTTGAGCTGAAGAGGAGGTCCAATTGTCGTATGGCTGAAAAGGAGGGGTCATGGGGCAGTAGAATCAGGGCTCACAACATGAGGAACAAGGAGTATTAG